The proteins below come from a single Gossypium raimondii isolate GPD5lz chromosome 2, ASM2569854v1, whole genome shotgun sequence genomic window:
- the LOC105789119 gene encoding aquaporin PIP1-1, with translation MEGKEEDVKLGANKFSERQPIGTSAQTDKDYKEPPPAPLFEPGELKSWSFYRAGIAEFVATFLFLYITVLTVMGVSQSKTKCTTVGIQGIAWAFGGMIFALVYCTAGISGGHINPAVTFGLLLARKLSLTRAVFYMIMQCLGAICGAGVVKGFEGDSRYEMLGGGANVVNHGYTKGDGLGAEIIGTFVLVYTVFSATDAKRNARDSHVPILAPLPIGFAVFLVHLATIPITGTGINPARSLGAAIIYNKDHAWDDHWIFWVGPFIGAALAAIYHQIIIRAIPFKTRA, from the exons atggaggGCAAAGAGGAGGATGTTAAGCTAGGAGCCAACAAGTTCTCTGAGAGACAACCTATTGGGACATCAGCTCAAACAGACAAGGACTACAAGGAGCCACCACCAGCACCATTGTTTGAGCCTGGTGAGCTCAAGTCATGGTCTTTCTACAGAGCCGGCATTGCTGAGTTTGTTGCTACCTTCTTGTTCCTTTACATCACTGTCTTGACTGTCATGGGTGTGTCTCAATCTAAGACCAAATGTACTACTGTTGGTATTCAAGGCATTGCTTGGGCCTTTGGTGGCATGATCTTTGCTCTTGTTTATTGTACTGCTGGCATTTCAG GTGGCCATATTAACCCAGCTGTGACCTTTGGGTTGTTACTGGCAAGGAAGCTGTCCCTTACAAGGGCAGTATTCTACATGATCATGCAATGCCTTGGTGCTATCTGTGGAGCTGGTGTAGTGAAAGGATTCGAAGGAGACAGTAGATATGAGATGTTGGGTGGTGGAGCCAATGTTGTGAACCATGGCTACACCAAAGGTGATGGTCTTGGTGCTGAAATCATTGGCACTTTTGTTCTTGTCTACACTGTTTTCTCTGCTACTGATGCCAAGAGAAATGCCAGAGACTCTCACGTTCCT ATTTTGGCTCCCCTACCTATAGGGTTTGCAGTGTTCTTGGTTCATTTGGCCACCATTCCCATCACTGGAACTGGTATTAACCCAGCAAGGAGTCTTGGAGCTGCCATTATATATAACAAAGACCATGCATGGGATGATCAT tGGATTTTCTGGGTTGGACCCTTCATTGGAGCTGCTCTTGCTGCAATTTACCACCAGATAATCATCAGGGCCATTCCTTTCAAGACCAGAGCTTGA
- the LOC105789122 gene encoding UDP-N-acetylmuramoyl-L-alanyl-D-glutamate--2,6-diaminopimelate ligase MurE homolog, chloroplastic isoform X1 yields the protein MAFSFTLLSPPTLLSPHYNQSSLKTRHPHHHRRHLLGEPFRRLPAIGVEKFQQIHCQAARDSKVQEEDFRKNESDLEESNGKINEVRIVEPKFKMSLAELLDDSKVVPLSIYGDLGVQITGIQHDSTVVSAGDLFVCCVGSRTDGHLYINEVDKRGAVAVIASKEINIGYTLRCKALVIVEDTNLVLPLLAASFYRYPSKNMAVIGITGTNGKTTTSYLIKGMYEAMGLRIGLLGTVAYYVYGDNKLESSYTTPDAVLVQNLMAKMLHNGSEALVMEVSSQGLAVRRCNMVDFNVAVFTNLTRDHLDFHVTEEEYRKAKAKLFQMMVDPERHRKVVNIDDPNAHFFIAQGNPDVPLVTFAMDNKNADVHPLEFELSLFETQVLVNTPRGVLKISSGLLGRHNIYNILAAVAVGIAVGADSLEDIGRGIEKVDAVPGRCEVIDEGQAFGVIVDYAHTPDAVYRLLDFVRELAPKRIITVLGCGGDRDQWKRPTMAKISTDKSEVTILTSDNPRSEDPLDILDDMLAGVGRTMQDYLKYEENDFYPPLPNGHQLFVHSTRRVAIRSAIAMGKEGDMIVIAGKGHETYLIQGDKKEFFDDREECRDALKYVNVLRQAG from the exons ATGGCTTTCAGTTTCACCCTTCTCTCTCCCCCCACCCTTCTTTCTCCTCACTACAACCAATCCTCTCTAAAAACGCGTCACCCCCACCACCACCGCCGCCATCTTCTTGGTGAACCTTTTCGCCGGCTTCCGGCGATCGGCGTGGAAAAGTTCCAGCAAATTCACTGCCAAGCCGCCCGTGATAGCAAAGTCCAAGAAGAAGATTTTAGAAAGAACGAGTCAGATTTAGAAGAGAGTAATGGTAAGATTAATGAAGTTAGAATTGTGGAACCCAAGTTTAAAATGAGTTTAGCTGAGCTTTTAGATGATAGTAAAGTAGTGCCGCTGTCGATTTATGGTGATTTAGGGGTTCAAATAACAGGGATACAGCATGATTCTACGGTGGTTAGTGCTGGggatttgtttgtttgttgtgTTGGGTCGAGAACTGATGGGCATTTGTATATAAATGAAGTTGATAAGAGAGGAGCTGTTGCTGTTATAGCAAGTAAAGAGATTAACATTGGATATACCTTGAGATGCAAGGCATTGGTCATTGTTGAAGATACTAATTTGGTTTTGCCTTTGCTAGCTGCTTCTTTTTACAGGTACCCATCGAAGAATATGGCTGTTATTGGGATCACTGGGACCAATGGTAAAACAACGACGTCTTATTTGATAAAAGGCATGTATGAAGCTATGGGTCTTCGAATTGGGTTGCTAGGCACGGTTGCTTATTATGTATATGGGGACAATAAGTTGGAATCATCATATACGACCCCAGATGCTGTTTTAGTTCAGAATTTGATGGCTAAGATGTTGCATAACGGGTCAGAAGCACTTGTTATGGAGGTTTCTTCTCAAGGACTAGCTGTAAGGAGGTGTAATATGGTTGATTTCAATGTAGCTGTGTTTACCAATTTGACTAGGGATCATTTAGATTTTCATGTGACTGAGGAAGAGTATAGGAAAGCTAAAGCAAAATTGTTCCAAATGATGGTGGATCCCGAGAGGCATAGGAAAGTTGTTAACATTGATGATCCAAATGCACATTTTTTTATTGCCCAAGGCAACCCTGACGTTCCTTTGGTGACCTTTGCAATGGATAACAAGAATGCTGATGTTCATCCCTTGGAATTTGAGTTGTCCTTGTTTGAGACTCAGGTCTTGGTTAATACACCACGTGGGGTATTGAAGATTTCATCAGGTTTGCTTGGAAggcataatatatataatattcttgCAGCTGTGGCTGTTGGGATTGCAGTGGGGGCAGATTCGTTGGAGGACATTGGTAGAGGGATCGAAAAGGTGGATGCTGTTCCTGGCAGGTGTGAAGTAATAGATGAAGGGCAGGCATTTGGGGTAATTGTGGACTATGCTCACACTCCTGATGCTGTTTATAGACTGCTTGATTTTGTAAGGGAGCTTGCACCAAAGAGGATTATTACTG TTCTTGGTTGTGGAGGGGATAGGGACCAGTGGAAAAGACCAACGATGGCCAAAATATCAACAGATAAAAGTGAAGTGACGATTCTTACATCTGATAATCCTAGGAGTGAAGATCCAT TGGACATCTTGGATGACATGTTAGCCGGTGTAGGACGGACCATGCAGgattatttgaaatatgaagaaaatgatttcTATCCACCTCTGCCAAATGGTCATCAACTTTTTGTGCATAGTACAAGGCGAGTGGCTATACGTAGTGCTATCGCAATGGGCAAAGAAGGCGATATGATT GTGATTGCTGGTAAAGGCCATGAAACATATCTAATTCAAGGTGACAAAAAAGAGTTTTTTGATGATCGTGAGGAATGCCGAGATGCGTTGAAATATGTTAATGTACTTCGCCAAGCCGGATAA
- the LOC105789122 gene encoding UDP-N-acetylmuramoyl-L-alanyl-D-glutamate--2,6-diaminopimelate ligase MurE homolog, chloroplastic isoform X2, with protein sequence MAFSFTLLSPPTLLSPHYNQSSLKTRHPHHHRRHLLGEPFRRLPAIGVEKFQQIHCQAARDSKVQEEDFRKNESDLEESNAASFYRYPSKNMAVIGITGTNGKTTTSYLIKGMYEAMGLRIGLLGTVAYYVYGDNKLESSYTTPDAVLVQNLMAKMLHNGSEALVMEVSSQGLAVRRCNMVDFNVAVFTNLTRDHLDFHVTEEEYRKAKAKLFQMMVDPERHRKVVNIDDPNAHFFIAQGNPDVPLVTFAMDNKNADVHPLEFELSLFETQVLVNTPRGVLKISSGLLGRHNIYNILAAVAVGIAVGADSLEDIGRGIEKVDAVPGRCEVIDEGQAFGVIVDYAHTPDAVYRLLDFVRELAPKRIITVLGCGGDRDQWKRPTMAKISTDKSEVTILTSDNPRSEDPLDILDDMLAGVGRTMQDYLKYEENDFYPPLPNGHQLFVHSTRRVAIRSAIAMGKEGDMIVIAGKGHETYLIQGDKKEFFDDREECRDALKYVNVLRQAG encoded by the exons ATGGCTTTCAGTTTCACCCTTCTCTCTCCCCCCACCCTTCTTTCTCCTCACTACAACCAATCCTCTCTAAAAACGCGTCACCCCCACCACCACCGCCGCCATCTTCTTGGTGAACCTTTTCGCCGGCTTCCGGCGATCGGCGTGGAAAAGTTCCAGCAAATTCACTGCCAAGCCGCCCGTGATAGCAAAGTCCAAGAAGAAGATTTTAGAAAGAACGAGTCAGATTTAGAAGAGAGTAATG CTGCTTCTTTTTACAGGTACCCATCGAAGAATATGGCTGTTATTGGGATCACTGGGACCAATGGTAAAACAACGACGTCTTATTTGATAAAAGGCATGTATGAAGCTATGGGTCTTCGAATTGGGTTGCTAGGCACGGTTGCTTATTATGTATATGGGGACAATAAGTTGGAATCATCATATACGACCCCAGATGCTGTTTTAGTTCAGAATTTGATGGCTAAGATGTTGCATAACGGGTCAGAAGCACTTGTTATGGAGGTTTCTTCTCAAGGACTAGCTGTAAGGAGGTGTAATATGGTTGATTTCAATGTAGCTGTGTTTACCAATTTGACTAGGGATCATTTAGATTTTCATGTGACTGAGGAAGAGTATAGGAAAGCTAAAGCAAAATTGTTCCAAATGATGGTGGATCCCGAGAGGCATAGGAAAGTTGTTAACATTGATGATCCAAATGCACATTTTTTTATTGCCCAAGGCAACCCTGACGTTCCTTTGGTGACCTTTGCAATGGATAACAAGAATGCTGATGTTCATCCCTTGGAATTTGAGTTGTCCTTGTTTGAGACTCAGGTCTTGGTTAATACACCACGTGGGGTATTGAAGATTTCATCAGGTTTGCTTGGAAggcataatatatataatattcttgCAGCTGTGGCTGTTGGGATTGCAGTGGGGGCAGATTCGTTGGAGGACATTGGTAGAGGGATCGAAAAGGTGGATGCTGTTCCTGGCAGGTGTGAAGTAATAGATGAAGGGCAGGCATTTGGGGTAATTGTGGACTATGCTCACACTCCTGATGCTGTTTATAGACTGCTTGATTTTGTAAGGGAGCTTGCACCAAAGAGGATTATTACTG TTCTTGGTTGTGGAGGGGATAGGGACCAGTGGAAAAGACCAACGATGGCCAAAATATCAACAGATAAAAGTGAAGTGACGATTCTTACATCTGATAATCCTAGGAGTGAAGATCCAT TGGACATCTTGGATGACATGTTAGCCGGTGTAGGACGGACCATGCAGgattatttgaaatatgaagaaaatgatttcTATCCACCTCTGCCAAATGGTCATCAACTTTTTGTGCATAGTACAAGGCGAGTGGCTATACGTAGTGCTATCGCAATGGGCAAAGAAGGCGATATGATT GTGATTGCTGGTAAAGGCCATGAAACATATCTAATTCAAGGTGACAAAAAAGAGTTTTTTGATGATCGTGAGGAATGCCGAGATGCGTTGAAATATGTTAATGTACTTCGCCAAGCCGGATAA
- the LOC105789121 gene encoding signal peptide peptidase-like 2: MDLQSLCKVILVSALISLVCHPCSVTAGDIVHDDDSAPKKPGCENDFVLVKVQTWVNGIEDAEFVGVGARFGTAIVSKEKNANQRRLVLSDPRDCCSHPKNKLDNDVIMVDRGHCKFTTKANNAQAANASALLIINNQKELYKMVCDPDETDLDIHIPTVMLPQDAGVSLEKMLTSNSSVSVQLYSPKRPLVDIAEVFLWLMAVGTILCASYWSAWSAREAVIEHDKLLKDPLDEIPDTRHVGSGGLLNINTTSAVLFVVFASCFLIMLYKLMAYWFVELLVVLFCIGGVEGLQTCLVALLSRWFKRIAESYVKIPLFGAVSYLTLAVSPFCIAFAVVWAVYRNVSFAWIGQDILGIALIITVLQIVHVPNLKVGTVLLSCAFLYDIFWVFVSKKLFHESVMIVVARGDKSGQDGIPMLLKIPRMFDPWGGYSIIGFGDILLPGLLVAFSLRYDWLANKSLRAGYFVWAMIAYGLGLLVTYVALNLMDGHGQPALLYIVPFTLGTFLTLGRKRGDLRILWTSGEPERPCPHIRLEHQTIEELNDEK, encoded by the exons ATGGATTTGCAAAGTCTTTGCAAAGTAATCTTAGTATCAGCTCTAATTTCACTTGTCTGTCACCCATGTTCCGTCACCGCCGGTGATATAGTACACGACGATGATTCAGCTCCCAAGAAGCCTGGTTGTGAGAACGACTTCGTTCTT GTCAAAGTTCAAACTTGGGTTAATGGCATAGAGGATGCTGAGTTTGTTGGTGTTGGTGCTAGATTTGGTACTGCTATAGTGTCAAAGGAGAAAAATGCAAATCAAAGACGCCTCGTTCTTTCTGACCCTCGTGATTGTTGTAGCCACCCGAAGAATAAG CTTGATAATGATGTCATTATGGTGGACCGAGGTCACTGCAAATTCACTACCAAGGCAAATAATGCACAGGCAGCTAATGCTTCTGCTCTCCTCATTATAAATAACCAAAAAG AACTTTATAAGATGGTATGTGATCCTGATGAAACTGATCTAGATATACACATACCTACTGTCATGCTCCCACAAGATGCTGGTGTGAGCTTAGAGAAAATGCTGACAAGTAATTCATCGG TGTCTGTACAGCTTTACTCTCCAAAACGACCTCTAGTGGACATAGCTGAAGTGTTTCTATGGTTGATGGCGGTTGGTACCATATTGTGTGCTTCATATTGGTCTGCATGGAGTGCTAGAGAAGCTGTTATTGAACATGACAAACTATTAAAG GATCCTTTAGATGAAATTCCAGATACCAGGCATGTCGGTTCCGGTGGCCTTTTGAATATCAACACCACATCAGCTgtcttatttgttgtttttgcaTCTTGCTTCTTGATTATGCTTTACAAacttatggcatattggtttgtGGAGCTCTTGGTGGTTCTTTTCTGCATAGGTGGTGTGGAG GGCCTTCAAACTTGCTTGGTTGCTTTATTGTCAAG GTGGTTCAAGCGCATTGCAGAATCATACGTTAAAATTCCTTTGTTTGGAGCTGTCTCATACCTTACATTGGCTGTTTCCCCCTTCTGCATTGCGTTTGCTGTTGTTTGGGCTGTTTACCGCAATGTTTCCTTTGCTTGGATAGGTCAAGATATACTC ggAATTGCATTGATAATCACAGTTCTGCAAATTGTCCATGTTCCTAATCTCAAG GTGGGAACAGTTCTACTCAGTTGTGCTTTCTTATATGACATCTTCTGGGTTTTTGTTTCAAAGAAGTTGTTCCATGAAAGCGTGATGATCGTG GTTGCTCGTGGTGATAAAAGTGGGCAGGACGGAATTCCGATGTTACTGAAGATCCCACGAATGTTTGATCCATGGGGTGGTTATAGCATAATAGGATTTGGTGATATCCTTTTACCTGGATTGCTTGTAGCATTTTCACTCAG GTATGATTGGCTGGCAAACAAGTCTCTTCGAGCTGGCTACTTCGTTTGGGCAATGATTGCTTATGGCTTAG GTCTTCTTGTTACGTACGTTGCACTAAATTTGATGGATGGACATGGTCAACCAGCACTCCTTTACATTGTCCCTTTTACACTTG GAACCTTTTTGACCCTAGGAAGAAAGAGAGGTGATCTAAGAATTCTCTGGACAAGTGGGGAACCAGAAAGACCTTGTCCCCATATCCGACTCGAACACCAAACTATCGAAGAGTTGAACGATGAAAAGTAA